In the Lepus europaeus isolate LE1 chromosome 18, mLepTim1.pri, whole genome shotgun sequence genome, one interval contains:
- the SMIM36 gene encoding small integral membrane protein 36 — translation MEFYLEIDPVTLNLIILVASYVILLLVFLISCVLYDCRGKDPSKEYAPEATLDAQTAIRLVVMQQSAPGAHWARGPSLHLGDSALLGKKSTVV, via the coding sequence ATGGAGTTCTACTTGGAGATCGATCCTGTCACCTTGAACCTGATCATCCTGGTTGCGAGCTATGTCATCTTGCTCCTGGTGTTCCTCATCTCCTGTGTGCTGTACGACTGCCGAGGCAAGGACCCCAGTAAGGAGTACGCGCCGGAGGCCACTCTCGACGCCCAGACCGCTATCCGCCTGGTGGTGATGCAGCAAAGCGCTCCTGGCGCTCACTGGGCAAGAGGGCCCAGCCTCCATCTGGGGGATTCTGCTCTGCTAGGGAAGAAAAGCACCGTGGTGTGA